TTTTCCGCTGGCTGGGGAAATATTGTATAAGGATTCAGTTCCTCCTCAGATGGTGGTGCAGCAGTGGCTACTGCAACCTTTTTCTCCTGCAGTTCACAGATACCATAACTAAGTAATTCGGTAATCAAATCGTCATATTTTAAAACCAAAGGATCCCCTTCAGCTCACCAACCTCAACTTTTGCTggtttttccttcttctttttcacTGGTTTTACATTGTCAGCTTCCGTCTTCGGACCTAGTATCTCAGCAAGCTTCTTCTCAATCTCCTCCTGTAAGAGCAAAAAAAGAAGTGGTTCAACATAAAGGCATGGCAATACAACCAGACACTCAGGTATTTAATCAGGATCATTTTGCACCTTTGTTGCCTTAGCATCGCCCCAGGGGTGCCGCTTCCTGACCTGTCCGCATAGGCCACCAACTGGGAGAAGGAAATGCAGGATCAAGGACCAGTTCTCTTCCCTCTAGTACTAAGTCAGAAAATTCAGTAATATGAAAGTGAACTGGAAGCCAAACCATTTATGTGATACCGCTGCTCCAATATAGCTTCCATGTTTTCCTTTAGAACCTCAGCAACAGTTGACTGAATCTCTTCAATAGAAACAACCACACCTGCAGTCACAGATTGTGTTACAATAAATTGGAAGGATTGGCCCAGAAAAAGGTGCCCCTTCCATGTCTGATCACAAAAAATGTGCACCAATTCAATATTCTTTTATCATCCAAACAACCACATTCTAAAATCACACTGGTAGAAAATTGTAGTGTACAGTCAGTGAATGTGCATGCATGATTTATAATTTGCAGAAGCATACAACTATATTCTGATTACGAAAACATACCTACACCACAGGCTTCTTCAAACTTCCCAATATCCAAAGATTCAGGACCGGTATTAGTAAGAAACGACAGAGCAGCATCTAGCTGTGCAGGGTTCTTAATCTGAAGTGACAAAGAAAGAAATACTTCAGATCCACGGCATAAGGAGAAACAAGCACTGAAACAGAACTAATTCTTCGACTGAGCTCCCGGAGAAGAACACATAATGCAGACTGTGGTGAAACTGGATTGAAGCATGAATAGGCCGCAGATATATATACCTTCGTCGAAACGATGTAGCTAATGAGGGCAGGACGATGGACGAGTGCATTGTTTGGGTATTTCGTGGCAACCTGTTTCATTCACGAACAAGTGGACCAACATGAGTCACACGCATAAAAATTTCTTAATGCAGCAGGGGAAATTGGTGCGGGTGCTTACTGCATACAGAAGATTCCCAACGGACTTGTCGCATCCGGTTATACCAGCCTGTTCATGTGCAGATCTACAGTTAAAAGGGGCAAAAAATGCTAGGGCTTCCCAGTGGCGCCGATTTGGTCAGGTAAACTGACGCAACTTGCATCGCGGGAAAGCAGAAATCAAACCCTAGCCGCAGGGGCCACGCAAACCAGCGCTCGCCGAAATCGACAGACTACTGCGCGAGCAAGGACAGAAGGCGCTGTTTACCTCGGCTAAGACGGCGGCTAGGTTGGCGGTGACCTTGCTGTTGACCAGCGCGTTCTCCGCCGTGCGCTGGTCGAGGCCGAGCGCCAGCAGCGTCTCCAGCCGCAGCGGGGCCGGGTCCTTCTCCCCGTCGACCatctccgccgccggcgccggctcCGGGGTCGAGTGTGTGTCCGTGCGCGTGCTGGGGTTCAGGCGTCTCCGGGCAGGGAAGGGCTGCGAGCGAGAGGTGTGGGGATTGGGGGAAAGTGTGCGTGGCGTTGGGGGGTTCTGCCGCAAGCCCGCGCATAAACCCTCCGGCCCACGCTGCAAGTGGGCTCCCGCGCGTGGGTTGTGTGAGGCGACGATGTGCGTGGCAGCCACGGTATGTGTGCGCGGCCCGGGGCTTCGGAATGCGGCTTGCGTGCCACGGAACTTGTTCTCTGTGGATTGGATACAGAGCATCGTTTGCTTTGAGACGTGTCAGGGCTATCGCTTTCCGGCGGCCGGATAAACACCTCAAACGTCAACGTCATGTGCGTAAATCTTAGGTCCAATAACAGCATTTGCTCCCCTGAAAAAAAAACAGCATTTGCTTCTAGCAAGACTACTCCCTCCATCTGAATTTGTAAGTCTTATTAGGTCCAATAACATCAATATTTTCATATTTTAACTATTAAGTATATTACTACAGATGTTGATAATTTATTCTACAATCTTGGTTAAAGGTATAGGTGTATGACTTTCACGAAAGTTGATGCGCCTTATGTtcaggaaaggagggagtatatgttaTCTCAAAAAACCTAGCGATCACACGCCTCGGCGCGGAAGGGTATCTCAATCGTGAATCTACGCATGTCCACCAATCTCCAGACAAATACAACACAAACCTTCAATGCACCGCCATGGCCGCAACCGGCCGCCACTACCTCCATCAAACTTGACCAGACCATCCACAATCCCAGTCAACATCATGGCCGCGCACCACCTCTGTCACGCCACAGCGTAGCGATGGATCATCTCTACTCACTGGCACACAGATAACCCACAAACCCGCCATCAACTACCAGTCTCGTCAACTAGGCGCAACTTCAAATGATGGGGAACACAACACCGAGCTCAACCATCATCCGATTCGGGCATATCCATATATACGATTCCCCGGAAGAATGCACGTCGACGCCTTTAGCTCTAGGGCACTGGTCCTTAGGCGCGCGCGCACGAAGACTTCTCAGTTGTCATCAACAAGGCCAGACTGGCTCCGGTATAGACAACGACGCGCCAGTGGTAGTGGTCGTTCGGTGCTCCAGAAACATCAATGTAATTTTTACAAAAGTTTAGAAATTTTGTGTTTCTGATGAACTTTTATAGCAGGTCAGTGCCTTTAAAAAAATATAACCAACTATCGAATTTAGGATGAATTGTCCCCCATTGCTTGTACAGTAGGGGCAACTACCTCGGGGCTTTGGCATGACAAGCATCACTATGATGTTTTATTTTTTTTCACTACTAGCGCTTTTTTTTTCTACCGATAAGGTCTTTTTATCGACTTATAATGTAGCATCAAAGAGACACAACGCCTAGTGAGCATGCACACGGTCTCTACATGACTAGGATGTATATAAGCAACACCAACACACACACATAAAGATCATACAAGACCGATGCTATTAGATGTGTTAATAACAGAAAGAGAAAAAGACCAATGATTATCCATGCCAAGTAGTTTTTGAGCAAAACAAGATGATGCAAGTGCACACATTCTGAACGTGGACACAACCACACAATGAAAATCATGCACATACTAGGCAAGCAACCCAACTACTAGGAGCCGTACATACACAGAGTCAAGCACATAAAACGAAGCATGAGTGACGCTAATCGCAGATCAAACCAGCGAGAAAACACATGAGTGACACCAATCACAGATCAAACCAGCGAGAAGAGACAATACCGTCAAGATCCAACATTGAAGACCCTTAGCGATCACACGCCTCGACGCGCAAGTGTATCTCGGTCGTGAATCTACACATTTCCACCGATCCCCAGATAATACAACACAAACATTTAGTGCACCGCCATGGCCGCAATCGGCCGCCACTATCTCCATCAAACTTGACCAGACTATCCACACTCCCAGTCAGCATCATCGGCCGCGCACCACCTCCGCAACACCACACCGTAGAGATGGATCATCTCTACTCGCTGGCACGTAGACAACCCACAAAACTGCCATCATCTCGTCAACCAGGCACGAGCGCAACCATCATCTATTTCGGGCATATCTGTATATAGGATTCTCCGGAAGAATGCATGTTGAGGCCTTTATAGCGGTGGAGACAAGAGGGAGAGAAGGTTGTGTTGGTGGTGGCTAGGGTTCCCCTGTGAGCTTACCGTAAAAAAAAACAGCACAACTACGGCCGATTAAGAGACTTCTCAAAAAAATCACAGCGCGACAGCCGGCAATATAACGCTGATAAGAGCCTCCAAAGGGTGTCGTCTGTACTAGGCTACCCCTATCTTAAGATAAAACACAGTCGTAAAACTGTGAAAGCAGAGTAAGCTTCCAGATAGTTCACCGAGCAGCAAGGCAATCAAACAGGACGCCCGAACCAAGCAACTGCAAAGATTAGGACAGCTCGAAACTATAGTTAACCAACATAACACGGCCTAGTTCGGCTAAAATGACCAGTAAAAACACTATACTGCACCCTACATGTCGTGTATTTTTTCAGCGTAACTCCCAGATGTTACGAATTCCCTGTCTGTACAACCTGGGATTTATAAACTCGTCGCAGCCTCCACCACGATTGACAACGTAAGAAGTAGAAGTAGAAGTATCAGCACGCAGATTTGACGGGCGGCAGGGCCAGCCCTGCTCCTTTCGCAGATTGTTCCAGTGCCAGCAGCCGCAGCCCGAACTCCAGCCCCTGAAGGAAAGAGGTTCCGATCAGACAAAGTTATACTTATATAACAGTGGCTAACCATGGAAAAAGTTCTGGATGGGAGAAGAGAAACTAACCGGAAGCTCTCCTTGCTTCATGGATCTCGTAACCACCGGCCGCTGCAAGCCTTCCTGCAGCAAATGAACATGAAGATGTTAGACAGACGAAGGCTATGTGATGCAGTTCAGCTACCCAAATATCTACTCCCATGATGATTCAGAGGTTTTTTGAAGCAAGTGAGATGCTGCAACAAGTTATTGAGAAGCCCTGTGGTTGCAAGAGCGGTAATTTCTCGTTAGGTTCTTACCAGGCGGTCTGGCAGCATCGCAACATTTGGTTCTATGAATTGGAGGAGATACGACACGCCAGCCAATTGGCAATCCTGTTGATACAATATCGTTAGTCGCCGCATAGAGAAATGTTATCCGCTGGACTCACTCCTGATGTCAAGAATTTCTTAAGGGAATCCCTTTGCATATAATTCTTTCTTTTTTCAGTGACAAGTGATAGCAGTATATATAGAGCAAATTTCCCACGGTTAAGAAGATCAAAGCAATGAAGTAAATATTTATATGTGGAGGAGCCTACCTGCTTGTCTTGAATTGAATCTAACTTTCCATCCTGCAGAAGCAACCCAGTAGTTTACGTTAGCTCAGCTGAAAGACGTACTGGCAATCAATACTGTCCAAATGATAGATCCAATATAAGCTTACCATATTAAAAGCCAACTTTTTTAGATTTTCCATTTCTGCACCAATGTCCTTGAGTTTAATCCGTGCGCCGGCAACCTGAAAGAAGAAAATGGGATATTTGTAATTCACCAAGTAATTTGAAGTGTTTACTTTGATACAAATCAACCATTGAAAAAAAGTACTTAACACTGCATGTGGCCAAGTCCACTATTCAAATTAAGCTGTGCCATGTGCAGTTATCATTACAACGGGAAGCATGGAAATTTAGGAAGTACCTCATCTCTTATTTGTCCAGACATCTCCTTCTGCTTATCCAATTTATCATCCAACCTTTGTATACGCTGTGTCAAATGCCTTTTAGCAGCCTTCAGATTGAGAGAGAAATGTCAGTACTTGAGAATTAAACAGCCGGCTTAACATAAAATGGCGACAATAAAAAAAATCGATATTCCACATTTCTCGCACAAAAAGAGAGGCAAATTAGGCACACATTTAAATTGATTAGCCTTTTTAGAATCGTATCAACCAGTTTGCAACCCAGATTGCCAATACATTTTATTTGAAGAAAACATATCTTACTATAAATAATAGTCACATAGTTTGAGGCTATGTTGGGGATATCGCTTATCGGGAGCTTATCGGCCGACCCATGATAAGGGGTAAATCGGCCAGTTTATCGGCATATCGGCCAATTTATTGCCATATCGGCTGATTTATCGGCCAATTTTTCTTATCGGTCAGACAACGGTAAGCGATAAACCGGCCGATTTATCAGAATATCGGAAGATATCTTGAACAGGAAGCTCAAGATCCAtgtttcactagtagaaaacagggctttggttcggccagaaaagagcattaatcccggttgcattacgaaccgggactaatgtgagcattagtcccggttcgagcggctagggcaccgtacaggcattagtcccgattcaaatgggacctttagtcccggttggtgccatgaaccgggactaaaggtcccatttcaAACTctaccctccccccccccccccccgcgtggatcgccttttcagttttgtactagttagaaaaatttaaaaacttaaatttggacatgttttgcaaaaagtgtagggaaaatgtaaaacggctacaatttttgcatacgatgtcagaaaaaaacgtataatatatcaaaatgttcagcacgaaaatccgcatccgattttgacagcctacggcctgtttgcaaatttttagaatcctcaaattctaaaaggaaaaaaagctatgctcaaatttctgttttttttttgaatttttgttaaatctggtcaaactatggtcaaactacttattcaagaagtattagtgttactaaataattattcaagaatattagtgttactaaataattatttctgttttttttaattttggtcaaatctggtcaaacaatggtcaaactaattattcaagaaatattagtgttactaaataattatttcagtttttttgaattttggtcaaatctggtcaaactgtggtcaaactacttattcaagaaatattagtgttactaaataattattgttttttagaacaatagtttcaaactcaaacagtgaaatgtgtgacttcatgcccaagctaaattcctgagggttaataggattgacatcttactattgtcaggaaaacaacaagtgcagacttggaaacgagggagaatagaacccggaagttaagcgtgctcaggctggagtagtgagaggatgggtgaccgtccggaaaGTTAGAtagaatgatgaggggtgattagagattagaggttggtgattagagattagaggttaaaataattcagaaatttgaaaataaaaaaaaattcaatttttttcaaaaaaaaatcataaaatttcctttagtaccggttggtgttaccaactggaactaaaggtggacctcgaggcagcggccacgtggagggcctttagtcccggttcgtgtaagaaccgggactaaagggggaggctttagtaacgaccgcccttatgaaccgggactaaaggtcctttttctactagtgtttatTCAACATATGATGGCAATTTTCTTTGTAAGAAAACACTTCTTTCAAGATCATTGCCCTTGCAGACTTCTTTTCTGTTGGAAACAGGTCAGCAGTAGCACAACAATGACTAGTGACTTTTAAGCCAAATATATATCTGCGAGAAAATAGATATGGTGAACACCAAAATTGGTATCACATCCATAGTTATAACAAGCACAAGTGGTGCAATTATCCTTTTTATGCACAAGATAGATGGCAGTGCTCTACCTCACGAATGTATTAAGCCAAGAAGGTTAAAATAACAAATTTGCACAATACAAAGAAGAGGTATGGTTATCTAGAAGCACACAGGACTAATGTAGGAATAAAGGAGATGGTGACCCTTTTTCCAATCAAACATAACTGGGAAAATTATTTTATACTTACAGCAAGAGAGTTCTGCACTTGTTCCAGATGCTTTGTCATGCTTGAGACGGCATTAGCCATATTTTGCTTGGTAACGTACATTATGCTAGAAAATGAGATACCCTGAAAGCGTGCAAATACAAGTAAATATATGAGAAATAAATCAATGTAATGATGATGTGATCAGGAAGTAAAAGCTTGAATCAATCCAAGCACTACTAGGCAGATAACTAGGACAGCACAAGATCAAATGAATACCAAATGTATAAACAAGAAAATGACGTTTTTTATGCATATGTGTGCCGATTGAGAAGGGTAACAAGGTTTAGAAGTTTTCTTTTTGCTGGGTAAAAGGGAGTTTATTCCATAGTAACAAGGTTACAATCTGCTAATACAAGATCATGAACAAAGGGGCGTGGTCATTGCAACCAACAAGCGGTGCTACGAGCCATACAAGCATAATTAGCTAGACAATGTGAAACCAACAAGGTTTAGAAGTTAAGACCATATAAAATTTAATAATATGACAATGAAGAACTCCAGGCAGGATTTTGGATAATTGCGAACAATGTGGCAGAACCACCACTTTTAGTTTTTACTAAAAGAACTAAATGACAACGAATAGTTATAGAACTATGAGTTGGTGTGGTGTACTTGGAATTTACCATGTAATTGCAGAGTTATGGCACAACCAGTACCCTAATCAAGCCCTACTAAATATCTCTTAAATGTAGACTTGCTCAAGATTTAACAGATATTCAATGTCCATCCTTTTCCTTCGAGCGATTTGAGATACATAAATTTAATGACGACTAAAATTATAGTTCAAATTTTAGTTTTCACATATACGATGTATTTTGCATGCAGGATTTGTTAAGGAAAATTGTGCATTGCACATGACGGTTGCTAGTGTTTCTCGAGATGTCGCAGATATTGTTGAAGATTGAAGGCTAACATAAAGTAGATAACACGTACTTTCCACCACATATAGGCATAGCCCGCCGCCCCAGCAGCTGCAGCAGGAGCTATGAAAGCTGACAGAACTGCAAACAGATGAAAAACAAGGGGTTATAAACCATGTCGTAGATGTCGATGTAAAATGACCAAAACACGACCTAAAAAAAGAATGAACAAAATACAACAGTCAGATTTTAATCAGCAGTGGAACATATTAGGTATTTTACACACTTCTCAATTGCAGTTTTTTAGACTGCTTGTCCCCTGTAATGTTTTTATTTCTGTAATCAAACTGTCATGAACATCAAATATATATTTGTATAATCCGAGAAAAGATGCGTCTGGACTCTGGAATGCAGCAGAAGTCAACTGCACTTCGCTTTTATTTTGGAAGGCATTATTAGACCCTTAATGTTAGCAGCAGCATGGGAACGAGGATATGCCAAGTAATGTTAATGAAGACATGGTTGGACAGTCACACCAAGGAAATTTCAGGGCAGCAGATGAACGCACCTTTGTTGCCGGGGTCGATATGAACAATAGTCTGAGCCATTGACAAATGTCGGACCTCCCTAGCAAGCATTTGCAGCTAAAATTGGTAGAAAACATGATTAAGCCACCGATATAAACATACTCTGTACGCTAATTTATTTTCAGTGCATCCGGTTACAGTCACCGCAACGGCATTATAATACAGAGAGCACACACCTGAAGGCTGAGCGCGGCATTTTCTTCGGCGGCGCTGCCGTCTACTCCTTTCTCGCGCAGAAACTCCTGTGGAAGTGGAAccaccgccgccggccggccgcaGCACATCAAGTCAGAATAGGAATTAGACAAGCGCGCACTCTCGCCGCCGGCCGGTCGACGCCGCGAATCGATGTGACCGGTCGAAGCGAGGCAGCAATGGATAAATTAAGCTAGTGATCAATCGCGCGCACGCACCTGGAAGTCCTTGAGGATGTCGAAGAAGCGGGCGGCGCGGCCGTTGCC
The Aegilops tauschii subsp. strangulata cultivar AL8/78 chromosome 3, Aet v6.0, whole genome shotgun sequence genome window above contains:
- the LOC109756976 gene encoding uncharacterized protein, with product MATASVHLGRYVLLAGVGFAAPIVLGNGRAARFFDILKDFQEFLREKGVDGSAAEENAALSLQLQMLAREVRHLSMAQTIVHIDPGNKVLSAFIAPAAAAGAAGYAYMWWKGISFSSIMYVTKQNMANAVSSMTKHLEQVQNSLAAAKRHLTQRIQRLDDKLDKQKEMSGQIRDEVAGARIKLKDIGAEMENLKKLAFNMDGKLDSIQDKQDCQLAGVSYLLQFIEPNVAMLPDRLEGLQRPVVTRSMKQGELPGLEFGLRLLALEQSAKGAGLALPPVKSAC